The window GCACAATTTCTCATCAATAATTGCAGAGTATAAGTTTTGGCAAGCCTCGAGAATCCTTATAGAAGACCTACTGTGTATTCCCTGATCTTTCCTGATCCCCATCTGCACAACATCATTTGTGTTACTCTTATTGCTTATGTGGATCTATTCAagttaaagaaaatcaagattaCCAGTTTAACTATCTGGTCGTGAATGGAGTTGCCCCAGTCGTAGAAGTGATCATAGAAAACTGAAGGAATTCCTGGATGTGTGAGTATGTATGCATAACCCTATTCATCAGTAAATCACAATTAGCTACTGTGTATTTGATTCCAATCATTTTAAGacaaataaattcaaatgtgtGCTCTTGATACCTCCATAATATGGTTAGAGGGAAAAGGCCAGTGAGCCTGCAAAGGGTGATGAAGAAGAATTTTGAGTAAGCCAACCATTTTAAGTAAAACTTGATAGCAAATACTATAAAAACTAATGTAAATAGAAATCCTTCTAACAAATTGTTGTTGATCCATCATAACCCTAAAATGATCTCCTCAATCCTTATGATGatgaaatatctcaaaaataattaaccacCTGAGTTGAGCCCGTGTCATGGTTATCAAGGAAAGTGACGGCCCTGGAAGGCCACCAACCCATTACACCAGGAGGTTTCCCTTGGGGATCACGTAGACGCCAAAATTCTCCCTTCACAGCTTCCTGTccaaaaaaagttcaaaatgaGTCTtatctgaaaaaaatatatatatattaaggagcACTCTGTAACTACCTGAAGGATCCCTTTTGTTGTGAAGTCAAATGCAGCAGAAAGCTGGCCAGTGGCATCAATCCAATTCACAATCCTCTGTCTATGACTATCTGCACAATATTTTAAACCATACTTCAGATAAAATCATAACTAAAAAATTTCATGTTTTAGGCCTGTTCGGtttggtttatttgaataacccaAATCCAAAAAACATCTTTTCAAAAACCCttatccgaacaaggccttattTTCTTCTATGTGTGTACATAATAATTTGTTCAAGTTGGTGAATATTTTACATGAATAAAACTCTTTTTTGTCCATGAAGTAATAGAGTACCTTGGTTGTAGTGCAATTGCTGATGATTATAGTTGCAAGAATCCCAGTATTCTCCAACAGAAAATATTGGTCTAGCACTTTCAATATATTCCTTAACATATCCTGCAGAGTAACTGATAAAATAAAGTCAAGAATCAGCCAGTAAATCAGTAAGTAGAACTTGAGGAAGAGAAcaatattataacatatattattacCCTCTTGCAAAATCAAACCGAAAGTCTTGGAAACCAATAGTTCGTAGCCATTTTAGCCACCCAATAATGTCTTTTCTGACAAATGACTGGCTGTGATCAATATTAGGAACTCCATTGAAATTGTCACCAGTGCTTCTATTACCCTGGATGAAGAGACAAGCAAACATAAAACTTTGAgtactttaattttgaatttgagaaacaATCAAATGGGGACAATAGGAGGTTGTTAAAAAAAGATGGCCTTACAAATCCACCAGTGCAAGATGTAACAGCACGTTCGTCCCATGATAAGGGAATTCCATCGTAGCGGTTATACCTACCGCCATGCCCTCTGGTTGTCCCAACACGATGATTGATGACTATATCAGCCATTGCTCTGACTTTGTATTGTTTCATTTTGTAAAGTAATGCTTTTAACACGTGTTCAGAGCCATATGAAGAGTTTAGAGAATAAAGGTTTTGTGGAAGGTAACCtggaatcaatcaatcaaacaagaATAAGAATCATGGAGAAAATTAAGgattttaattatacatatggAGAAATAAAACAGTGATCAAGATAAGGTTTTCTACAAGAAGACTCATTCACATCATGTCTGTAAGGTCATAGTTAGAGTAATCATATTCGGACtttcaaaaacaacaaaaaatggTTTTCATGAATCACCTTCGGGTGAGAAGGAATGAGTTGCAGGTGGTAACCACGCTGATGTAAATCCAGACTTAGCAATATCTGGAATTTTGTTGTCCAAGTTTCTCCACCAATCATGTTTCTGAGACTCCCAATTGAAAGCCTGTTAACCCAAGTTATACACTCGTATCAAAACAACAAAACCGGTAACCTGGAACTATCCTTAAAATGTTGTATGAAAATATTCAGAACCAAGTTAATTGGACATttaagatgaagaagaagtatTTCATTACTGACCTGCAATATAATTTCTTTGCCATTTTGAAATGCTGCACCTGCAAATATATGAAAGAAAATTGAACCCACACCATACTTGTGAGGATAATAATAGTTGTGTATGACCAATAAACTCAACTACTAAATCGTGATCAATACTTCAGCCTAGCTATACCATTGTGGAGTCATAGATTTCAGATAAAAGCATCAATGAAGAGTTAattcttaataagttaataacCCTTTGGTACTAATCTCCTCACATGAAGAATAGTAAAAAAAAGGAGCCAATTGAATCTAACCTCCACAATCAAGCACAAATGTAATAATGTATTTGATCACTCAAGTAAGCCTGCCAGGATCATAAAgacaaaatgaaagaaaaaataaagacaTTTATTTCCTATTTACCAGGATCTGTCTGCTCCTGCTGCTGCTTCTGCTTCTGCTGAGTATTTTCGTCCATTCCCTTTAGAAGAAATGGAAAAAGATAAATTAGAACTGAATGAGCTTAAAATTAACACAAGAGCATTAATATGTGATCATGAATCAGCAAACTAAAATCCTTACGTGGTTCAGATTACCCATGGCTGATCACAGTTAATATCCACAAAGTCCTCGGTCCTGGATGGATGGATGAATGAATggaatatatataagtaaaaatgtTCCTGCATGcacaatccaatccaatccaaccATACGTTAACTTCAATATACCTTGGATTTCCTGTTCTAGCAGCAACAGATACAAATAAAGCTTTCGATTTCAAAAAAACAATACACA is drawn from Impatiens glandulifera chromosome 3, dImpGla2.1, whole genome shotgun sequence and contains these coding sequences:
- the LOC124929432 gene encoding probable alpha-amylase 2, producing MGNLNHGMDENTQQKQKQQQEQTDPGAAFQNGKEIILQAFNWESQKHDWWRNLDNKIPDIAKSGFTSAWLPPATHSFSPEGYLPQNLYSLNSSYGSEHVLKALLYKMKQYKVRAMADIVINHRVGTTRGHGGRYNRYDGIPLSWDERAVTSCTGGFGNRSTGDNFNGVPNIDHSQSFVRKDIIGWLKWLRTIGFQDFRFDFARGYSAGYVKEYIESARPIFSVGEYWDSCNYNHQQLHYNQDSHRQRIVNWIDATGQLSAAFDFTTKGILQEAVKGEFWRLRDPQGKPPGVMGWWPSRAVTFLDNHDTGSTQAHWPFPSNHIMEGYAYILTHPGIPSVFYDHFYDWGNSIHDQIVKLMGIRKDQGIHSRSSIRILEACQNLYSAIIDEKLCMKLGDGSWCPSGSEWILAASGHRYAVWNK